Proteins from a single region of Chryseomicrobium sp. FSL W7-1435:
- a CDS encoding ISL3 family transposase produces MSDLLSLPDIKTIEPPQENETDMIFKVEAVGPPERCPECGFDKLYKHSSRNQLIMDLPIRLKRVGLQLNRRRYKCRECRSTFWERLISVDEKRSMTKRLLKSIQEQSMSKTFVEVAESVGVDEKTIRNVFKDYVALKEREYQFETPKWLGIDEIHIIRRPRLVLTNIERRTIYDIKPNRNKETVIQRLSEISDRTYIEYVTMDMWKPYKDAVNTILPHAKVVVDKFHVVRMANQALDNVRKSLKAHMSQKERRTLMRERFILLKRKHDLNERESFLLDTWLGNLPALKEAYELKEEFYWIWDTPDPDEGRLRYSQWRHRCMSSNSKDAYKDLVRAVDNWHVEIFNYFDKRLTNAYTESINSIIRQVERMGRGYSFDALRAKILFNEKLHKKRKPRFNSSAFNKAMLYDTFNWYEVNDHDITDNFGVDFSTLIKNLEKGDL; encoded by the coding sequence ATGTCAGACTTATTATCCCTACCAGACATTAAAACAATAGAACCACCACAAGAAAATGAAACCGATATGATATTTAAAGTTGAAGCAGTCGGACCACCTGAACGTTGTCCTGAATGTGGTTTTGACAAGTTGTACAAACACAGTTCAAGAAATCAACTAATTATGGATTTGCCCATTCGTTTAAAGCGAGTGGGCTTACAATTGAACCGTAGACGATACAAGTGTCGTGAATGCAGATCTACCTTCTGGGAACGCCTAATATCTGTAGATGAAAAGCGTAGTATGACCAAAAGGCTTTTAAAGTCCATTCAAGAGCAATCCATGTCTAAGACCTTTGTAGAAGTCGCAGAAAGCGTTGGTGTTGACGAGAAAACTATTAGGAACGTTTTTAAGGACTATGTGGCACTCAAAGAACGTGAATACCAGTTTGAAACTCCTAAGTGGCTTGGGATAGACGAGATACATATTATCCGTAGACCTCGGCTTGTATTGACTAATATTGAACGCAGGACTATTTATGACATCAAGCCAAACCGTAACAAGGAAACAGTCATCCAACGTCTTTCAGAAATCAGTGACAGGACTTATATTGAGTACGTCACAATGGATATGTGGAAGCCTTACAAAGACGCAGTGAACACTATCCTTCCACACGCTAAAGTTGTCGTAGATAAGTTTCATGTAGTTAGAATGGCTAATCAAGCCTTAGATAACGTCAGAAAGTCTTTGAAAGCCCATATGAGCCAAAAAGAAAGACGTACCCTTATGCGTGAAAGGTTTATCCTTCTAAAGCGTAAACACGATCTAAATGAACGTGAATCATTCCTCTTAGATACTTGGTTAGGTAATCTTCCTGCTTTAAAAGAAGCCTATGAACTCAAAGAAGAGTTTTACTGGATATGGGATACTCCTGATCCAGATGAAGGTCGTCTTCGTTATAGTCAATGGAGACACCGTTGTATGTCCAGTAACTCTAAAGACGCATATAAAGACCTCGTGAGAGCCGTAGACAACTGGCATGTCGAAATATTCAACTACTTTGATAAAAGGCTCACTAACGCTTATACGGAGTCAATTAACAGCATTATTAGGCAGGTAGAGCGAATGGGTAGAGGTTACTCGTTTGATGCCTTACGAGCCAAAATCCTTTTCAATGAGAAGCTCCATAAAAAGCGTAAGCCACGATTTAATTCAAGTGCTTTCAATAAAGCTATGTTATACGATACTTTCAATTGGTATGAAGTGAATGATCACGACATTACAGACAACTTTGGTGTCGATTTTTCCACACTTATTAAGAATTTGGAGAAGGGTGATTTATAA
- a CDS encoding PQQ-dependent sugar dehydrogenase, whose protein sequence is MKKVSWSKFMFFAMLLLLLTLAACSNNETSDEQSMDDSDATTEETNEESTEADADGGTEVGTDDSAETEPKVTDFEPAFPEQTRAPAVTTETELNVEVIAEGLDVSWGMEEFEPNRILMTQRDTAELLIVNLEDGAVSDPIEGTPEVNNEGQGGLLDVTVAPDFAESRLVFLTFSQDIEGGTVTAVGKGVLSEDETALEGFEVIFQATPAYEGDLHYGGRITFDEAGNLFLTTGERSDDPIRERAQDLDAYLGKVIHITQDGEPVDTNPFIEDENALPGIYSYGHRNIQGIDFNPQTGDLWIVEFGPQAGDELNIIEPANNYGWPTVSYGIEYSGELVNDGISEHEAQGFVEPVYYWDPTSAPSGMSFYDNDAIPEWENNLFIGGLASSYIARVVIENDIVVGEERLLSEEVQRFRDILVTQDGALIAITDGGLIYKVSAAN, encoded by the coding sequence ATGAAGAAAGTTTCGTGGTCAAAATTCATGTTCTTCGCAATGCTGCTCTTGTTACTAACCTTAGCAGCCTGTAGCAACAACGAGACATCAGATGAACAATCCATGGATGACTCTGACGCTACGACAGAAGAGACAAATGAAGAATCAACAGAAGCGGATGCAGATGGAGGTACTGAAGTTGGTACGGATGATTCAGCAGAAACTGAACCAAAAGTTACGGACTTTGAACCAGCATTTCCAGAACAAACAAGAGCACCTGCAGTAACGACTGAAACAGAACTTAATGTGGAAGTTATTGCGGAAGGACTTGACGTATCATGGGGTATGGAAGAGTTTGAACCAAACCGCATCCTGATGACACAAAGAGATACGGCAGAACTTCTAATTGTTAACCTTGAAGATGGGGCTGTTTCTGATCCAATTGAAGGTACGCCAGAAGTAAACAATGAAGGTCAAGGTGGATTACTGGATGTAACCGTAGCACCTGATTTTGCCGAATCACGACTAGTATTTTTAACATTCTCTCAAGATATTGAAGGCGGAACTGTCACTGCTGTCGGGAAAGGTGTTTTATCAGAAGATGAAACTGCACTCGAAGGTTTTGAGGTGATTTTCCAAGCGACACCAGCCTATGAAGGTGACTTACACTATGGTGGCCGCATTACCTTTGATGAAGCTGGCAACTTGTTCTTAACAACGGGTGAGCGTTCAGATGATCCAATTCGCGAGCGCGCACAAGATTTAGATGCGTATTTAGGGAAAGTCATTCATATTACACAAGATGGAGAACCAGTAGACACGAATCCATTTATTGAAGATGAAAATGCACTTCCTGGCATCTACAGCTATGGACACCGTAATATTCAAGGGATAGACTTCAATCCGCAAACAGGCGACTTATGGATTGTTGAATTCGGTCCTCAAGCTGGAGATGAACTAAACATTATTGAGCCAGCGAATAACTATGGATGGCCAACCGTTTCATACGGTATCGAGTATTCGGGTGAATTAGTCAATGATGGTATTTCAGAACACGAAGCGCAAGGCTTTGTAGAGCCCGTCTATTACTGGGATCCAACAAGTGCGCCAAGTGGAATGTCCTTCTATGATAATGACGCCATTCCTGAATGGGAGAACAACTTGTTCATCGGTGGCTTAGCATCGAGCTATATTGCACGCGTTGTAATTGAAAATGACATTGTTGTTGGAGAAGAACGTCTATTGTCTGAAGAAGTGCAACGATTCCGTGATATTCTTGTAACACAGGATGGCGCGCTGATTGCAATCACAGATGGTGGATTGATTTATAAAGTGTCTGCAGCTAACTAA